A single window of Chitinophagales bacterium DNA harbors:
- a CDS encoding type II toxin-antitoxin system RelE/ParE family toxin has product MFWQNIVVNYSRQPEAEADLDEAFEYLEGVKPDLGFDLLAEVNDIIEKLEDNPFLFQIVDGEKRRAVTNHFKYNVFYKIKNQNVCILAILHGSRNDTWWKNRK; this is encoded by the coding sequence GTGTTTTGGCAAAATATCGTCGTTAATTATAGCAGACAGCCTGAAGCTGAAGCAGACCTTGATGAAGCATTTGAATATCTTGAGGGAGTAAAACCCGACTTAGGTTTTGATTTGTTGGCAGAAGTAAACGATATTATTGAAAAGTTAGAAGACAACCCTTTTCTTTTTCAAATTGTGGATGGTGAAAAACGTAGGGCTGTTACTAACCATTTTAAGTACAACGTTTTTTATAAAATCAAAAATCAAAACGTTTGTATTTTAGCTATTTTGCATGGAAGCAGAAATGATACATGGTGGAAAAATAGGAAATAG
- a CDS encoding putative toxin-antitoxin system toxin component, PIN family translates to MNIVLDTNVLLVSISTRSSSNWVFQQLVEGGYMLSVTTDILDEYTEIIEQQMGADFAQAVVDLLVDLPNLNQINKYYFWQLIEADPDDNKFVDYVIAANADYIVSEDRHFRILKNIEFPKVEVLTIEEFKAVLLVSE, encoded by the coding sequence ATGAATATTGTATTGGATACCAATGTCTTGTTGGTCTCGATTAGTACCCGTTCTTCCTCCAATTGGGTCTTTCAACAGCTTGTAGAAGGTGGTTATATGTTGAGTGTGACAACCGATATTTTAGACGAATACACCGAAATTATTGAGCAACAGATGGGAGCAGATTTTGCTCAAGCGGTTGTTGATTTATTGGTGGATTTACCCAATCTAAACCAAATCAACAAATACTACTTTTGGCAACTTATTGAAGCTGACCCTGATGATAACAAGTTCGTTGATTACGTGATTGCAGCCAATGCCGATTATATTGTAAGTGAGGATAGGCATTTTAGGATATTGAAGAATATCGAGTTTCCCAAAGTCGAAGTGCTTACTATTGAGGAATTTAAAGCTGTATTGTTGGTGTCTGAATGA
- a CDS encoding element excision factor XisI family protein: MVSNIQKGDKVWVHEDNTDLGIAEVIARAGIPKSKIVLGFWAVHSREVLALFPIFPPCIISASMQNS; the protein is encoded by the coding sequence TTGGTTTCAAATATACAAAAAGGAGACAAAGTTTGGGTACATGAAGATAATACAGACTTGGGAATTGCAGAAGTCATTGCGAGAGCAGGTATTCCGAAATCAAAAATTGTGTTGGGTTTTTGGGCTGTTCATTCGAGGGAGGTCTTGGCTCTATTTCCTATTTTTCCACCATGTATCATTTCTGCTTCCATGCAAAATAGCTAA
- a CDS encoding element excision factor XisI family protein, with the protein MSDIFHLQIKGDKIWVHEDNTDLEIAEVIARAGIPKSKIVLGV; encoded by the coding sequence TTGAGTGATATTTTCCACCTCCAAATAAAAGGAGATAAAATTTGGGTGCATGAAGACAACACAGACTTAGAAATTGCAGAAGTCATTGCGAGAGCAGGAATTCCAAAATCAAAAATTGTGTTGGGAGTTTAG
- a CDS encoding Fic family protein produces the protein MRRLFRIFTAKNAVKRAIYIHQHENWTQFEWNSDKILTLLAEVRNLQGRLLGKMGAYGFDLQNEAILETLTLDVLKNNEIEGEILDTEEVRSSIARKLGMDFSSNKPSTRYVDGVVEMMLDATQNYLNPLTKERLCNWHAALFPTGRSGMHPITVADWRKDDKGPMRVVSGAMGKEKIHFEAPDSKRVEQEMQQFLEWFNTDTIIDDVLKAAITHLWFITVHPFDDGNGRITRAITDMQLARSDKSQQRFYSMSNQILQERKAYYRILGKTQKGKQDITQWIVWFLNCLKNALLQSETILANVIQKAEFWNKHRTNPINDRQQKMLNKLFDDFKGKLTTSKWAKICKCSKDTALRDIQDLERKGMLKKGEKSGRGTTYWIDFE, from the coding sequence ATGCGGCGATTATTCCGTATTTTCACCGCAAAAAATGCGGTGAAAAGAGCAATTTACATACATCAACACGAAAACTGGACACAATTTGAGTGGAACAGTGATAAAATACTCACCTTATTGGCAGAAGTCCGCAACCTTCAAGGGCGACTTCTGGGCAAAATGGGAGCTTATGGTTTTGACCTCCAAAACGAAGCCATCTTAGAAACCCTCACTTTGGATGTCTTGAAGAACAACGAGATTGAAGGAGAAATTTTGGATACCGAAGAAGTTAGGTCTTCGATTGCCCGCAAATTAGGGATGGATTTTAGCTCCAATAAACCGAGTACAAGGTATGTGGATGGAGTTGTGGAAATGATGTTGGATGCCACCCAAAACTACCTGAATCCACTTACCAAAGAACGTTTGTGCAATTGGCACGCTGCTTTGTTTCCTACGGGGAGAAGTGGTATGCACCCCATCACCGTAGCCGATTGGCGAAAAGACGATAAAGGCCCTATGCGGGTGGTTTCTGGCGCAATGGGCAAAGAAAAAATACATTTTGAAGCCCCTGACTCCAAGCGTGTTGAACAGGAAATGCAACAGTTTTTGGAGTGGTTCAATACAGACACCATTATAGATGATGTATTGAAGGCAGCGATTACACACCTTTGGTTCATTACGGTTCACCCTTTTGATGACGGAAATGGGCGCATCACACGAGCGATTACAGATATGCAATTGGCGAGGTCGGATAAAAGTCAACAGCGTTTTTACAGTATGTCCAATCAAATTTTGCAGGAAAGAAAAGCATACTATCGAATACTTGGAAAAACACAAAAAGGAAAGCAAGACATTACTCAATGGATTGTTTGGTTTTTGAATTGCCTAAAAAATGCGCTACTCCAATCAGAGACAATCTTAGCAAATGTGATTCAAAAAGCAGAATTTTGGAACAAACATCGAACTAATCCTATCAACGACCGCCAACAGAAAATGCTCAACAAACTTTTCGATGACTTCAAAGGTAAACTAACGACTTCCAAATGGGCGAAAATATGTAAATGTTCTAAGGATACGGCTTTGCGGGATATTCAAGATTTGGAGCGAAAAGGAATGTTGAAGAAAGGAGAAAAGAGTGGTAGAGGAACAACTTATTGGATTGATTTTGAGTGA
- a CDS encoding element excision factor XisI family protein: MKCIISACSARDRLDRCFLIVCTLILIISLSLFVYSTNQIGLWVQKLEFLLLNVGWYKHYYRHTIVFHLQIRGDKIWVHEYNTLKNK, from the coding sequence ATGAAATGCATAATTTCAGCTTGTTCTGCTCGTGATAGATTGGATAGATGTTTCTTGATAGTCTGTACACTCATATTGATAATTTCTTTGAGTTTGTTTGTTTATTCAACAAATCAAATAGGGCTTTGGGTTCAAAAATTGGAATTTTTACTGCTCAATGTCGGTTGGTACAAGCATTATTACCGCCATACCATTGTTTTCCACCTTCAAATTAGAGGCGATAAAATATGGGTACATGAATACAACACACTGAAAAACAAATAA
- a CDS encoding TIGR04255 family protein, translating to MFGFPKISKPIGYGFKRNFIKSATFQIKFEKNNQILDFKDKLDDLFKDIMPLSKEINETKVDFKFEDKTPIILKSSNTQRGFEYKDKNGFQIINITVDALTYIVTGEYYSNFHNIYNDIRGKIISFIDISNIEELKRISIRKVNIMEFQSEDSTVACDFLPLIFNKEIVKSSLNFPNCSNINSSISNLRLLKNQYQLNLGYGMLPYNLSSRKQQALIDIDLLYSNSNIPIEELEKHFIIINDEIFNIFNWVLSDEIIESIKQ from the coding sequence ATGTTTGGATTTCCCAAAATTTCTAAGCCTATAGGATATGGTTTTAAGCGTAATTTCATTAAATCCGCAACTTTTCAAATTAAATTTGAAAAGAATAATCAAATCTTAGACTTTAAAGATAAACTTGATGATTTATTTAAGGATATAATGCCCTTAAGCAAAGAAATTAATGAAACGAAGGTAGATTTTAAGTTTGAAGATAAAACTCCAATAATATTGAAAAGTAGTAATACTCAAAGAGGGTTCGAATATAAAGATAAAAATGGATTTCAGATTATTAATATCACTGTAGATGCTTTGACATATATCGTAACAGGAGAATACTATTCAAATTTTCACAATATTTACAATGACATTAGAGGGAAAATTATTAGTTTTATAGATATATCTAATATTGAAGAATTAAAAAGGATATCTATAAGAAAAGTAAATATTATGGAGTTTCAATCTGAAGATTCTACAGTGGCATGTGATTTTTTACCACTCATCTTTAACAAAGAAATCGTAAAAAGTTCTTTAAATTTTCCGAATTGCAGCAATATTAATTCAAGTATTTCTAATTTGCGTTTATTAAAAAACCAATATCAGCTAAACTTAGGCTATGGAATGCTTCCGTATAATCTGTCAAGCCGAAAACAACAAGCTTTGATAGATATTGATTTACTATATTCCAATTCGAATATTCCTATTGAGGAACTTGAAAAACATTTCATCATTATAAACGATGAAATATTTAATATTTTTAATTGGGTTCTTAGTGACGAAATTATTGAATCCATAAAACAGTAA
- a CDS encoding type II toxin-antitoxin system RelE/ParE family toxin — translation MNLKDRPVLYTSTFKSSIDEIISYRKEHVSPQNAADFLKELQKAIQRIVKYPEANPKIQLVSLQNY, via the coding sequence ATGAACTTGAAGGATAGACCTGTTTTATACACCTCGACTTTTAAATCAAGTATTGATGAAATAATCTCCTATCGGAAAGAACATGTTTCTCCTCAAAATGCTGCTGATTTTTTGAAAGAACTTCAAAAAGCGATTCAAAGAATTGTCAAATATCCCGAAGCCAATCCAAAAATACAATTGGTATCGCTTCAAAATTATTAA
- a CDS encoding family 16 glycosylhydrolase, translating to MKKLNFTFILFYSFLTLNAQTFTIQDDFEGNGTINTWFGDDCSINTAFSNPYQMGINTSSTVLEYKDTGGEFANVRFDLPTNFESVANHAFSLKIYVPSNGLTGTQPNQVSLKLQDGTLAAPWSTQSEIIKPVSLDQWQTLVFDFENGNFINLDPNSPPPTQRNDFNRIVIQVNGENNTDRVLAYVDDVNYIESLQSKPVFDRLVWSDEFDNDGAIDGSKWFQQNKLPEGGSWYNGEIQHYTDRMDNSFVENGVLKIVAKKETYSDQGVTKDYTSARLNSKFAFTYGKVEVRAKLPFGVGTWPAIWMLSKNINEDGAYWDNQGFGTTPWPACGEIDIMEHWGNNQNFVQSAMHTPSSFGNTFNKGGQFIGTASTEFHIYTLEWTAEKMVFSVDDVVHYTYEPPVKDASTWPFDSEQYLLLNVAILPEIPSSFTSDAMEIDYVRVFQESNDATSIIEVPTGENLSIYPNPFLNNLNVDFEQAVEQNVALRLYRLDGQLIDTYSVPLKNNKIILNNLGELAKGMYLIQFSLGTENYSFKIIKN from the coding sequence ATGAAAAAACTCAACTTCACATTTATTCTATTTTATTCCTTCCTTACTCTGAATGCACAAACGTTCACAATTCAAGATGATTTTGAAGGAAATGGCACTATTAATACTTGGTTTGGAGACGATTGCAGTATCAACACAGCATTTAGCAATCCTTATCAAATGGGCATCAACACCTCTTCCACAGTCTTGGAGTACAAAGATACAGGTGGAGAATTCGCTAATGTAAGGTTTGATTTACCCACTAATTTTGAGTCAGTTGCCAATCATGCTTTTTCATTAAAAATCTATGTCCCTTCTAATGGTTTGACAGGGACACAACCAAATCAAGTATCTCTTAAATTACAAGATGGAACATTGGCTGCTCCTTGGTCCACCCAAAGTGAAATTATTAAACCAGTTTCCTTAGACCAATGGCAAACTCTTGTCTTTGATTTTGAAAATGGCAACTTTATAAATTTAGACCCTAATTCACCACCTCCTACCCAAAGAAACGATTTCAACAGAATAGTCATTCAGGTAAACGGAGAAAACAATACAGACCGTGTTTTGGCCTATGTAGATGATGTGAATTATATTGAATCATTGCAAAGCAAGCCAGTTTTTGACCGATTGGTTTGGTCAGATGAGTTTGATAATGATGGTGCTATTGATGGCAGTAAATGGTTTCAGCAAAATAAACTCCCCGAAGGTGGTAGCTGGTACAATGGTGAAATCCAACATTATACTGACCGTATGGATAACTCTTTTGTTGAAAATGGGGTGTTAAAAATTGTTGCAAAAAAAGAAACGTATAGCGACCAAGGAGTGACTAAAGACTACACTTCGGCAAGACTAAACTCCAAATTTGCCTTCACTTACGGAAAGGTTGAAGTAAGGGCGAAATTGCCCTTTGGGGTAGGCACTTGGCCTGCGATATGGATGTTGAGCAAAAATATCAATGAGGACGGTGCTTACTGGGACAATCAAGGGTTTGGGACTACTCCTTGGCCTGCCTGTGGTGAAATTGACATTATGGAACATTGGGGAAACAATCAAAATTTTGTTCAAAGTGCCATGCATACCCCTTCAAGTTTTGGAAATACGTTCAATAAAGGAGGTCAGTTCATTGGGACTGCATCAACCGAATTTCATATCTATACCTTAGAATGGACTGCCGAAAAGATGGTGTTTAGTGTCGATGATGTTGTTCATTATACCTACGAGCCTCCTGTCAAAGATGCAAGTACATGGCCTTTCGATTCAGAACAATATCTGCTGCTGAATGTAGCAATCCTACCAGAGATTCCATCTTCTTTTACCAGTGATGCTATGGAAATAGACTATGTGAGAGTTTTTCAGGAAAGTAATGATGCGACTTCTATTATTGAAGTTCCAACAGGTGAAAATCTAAGTATTTACCCAAATCCTTTTCTCAATAATTTAAATGTGGATTTTGAGCAAGCTGTTGAACAAAATGTTGCTTTAAGGCTGTATCGTTTGGATGGTCAATTGATTGATACGTATTCTGTTCCATTAAAAAATAATAAAATTATTTTGAATAACCTTGGAGAGTTGGCAAAAGGGATGTACTTAATCCAATTTAGTTTAGGAACAGAAAATTATAGTTTTAAAATTATTAAAAATTAA
- a CDS encoding element excision factor XisI family protein: MKCIISACSARDRLDRCFLIVCTLILIISLSLFVYSTNQIGLWVQKLEFLLLNVGWYKHYYRHTIVFHLQIKGDKIWVHEDNTDLEIAEVIAREGIPKSKIVLEFLGCSFKGVCGGVIRSSIN; this comes from the coding sequence ATGAAATGCATAATTTCAGCTTGTTCTGCTCGTGATAGATTGGATAGATGTTTCTTGATAGTCTGTACACTCATATTGATAATTTCTTTGAGTTTGTTTGTTTATTCAACAAATCAAATAGGGCTTTGGGTTCAAAAATTGGAATTTTTACTGCTCAATGTCGGTTGGTACAAGCATTATTACCGCCACACCATTGTTTTCCACCTCCAAATAAAAGGAGATAAAATTTGGGTGCATGAAGACAACACAGACTTAGAAATTGCAGAAGTCATTGCGAGAGAAGGAATTCCGAAATCAAAAATTGTGTTGGAGTTTTTGGGCTGTTCATTCAAGGGAGTATGCGGTGGCGTGATTCGTAGTTCAATAAATTGA
- a CDS encoding addiction module protein — translation MVELLAKDDFHLSEEWKTELNRREQALEDGTSVGRPAKSVLAKYRR, via the coding sequence ATGGTTGAATTGCTCGCAAAGGACGATTTTCATCTATCAGAAGAATGGAAAACAGAGTTGAATCGTAGAGAACAGGCTTTAGAAGATGGTACTTCTGTTGGTCGTCCTGCAAAGAGTGTTTTGGCAAAATATCGTCGTTAA
- a CDS encoding transposase → MQKKSKLVKNYRKYSENLKRKVAQDYLSGKFSYSMGAELYGLPNKDVVKEFVKWYRKKGDMSILTPKPMDIKESQTVKSLQSRIEELEKKLSLSQLKIESLETMVDIAEQEFGLEIKKKFGAEQSVN, encoded by the coding sequence ATGCAAAAAAAAAGTAAATTGGTAAAAAATTACCGCAAGTACTCCGAGAATTTAAAACGCAAAGTAGCACAAGATTATTTATCGGGCAAATTTAGCTACTCCATGGGAGCAGAGCTATACGGCTTGCCGAATAAAGATGTGGTCAAGGAGTTCGTAAAATGGTATCGCAAAAAAGGAGATATGAGCATATTAACTCCAAAGCCTATGGATATAAAAGAATCGCAAACTGTAAAAAGTCTTCAATCTCGGATAGAGGAATTGGAGAAAAAACTATCATTGAGTCAGCTAAAAATAGAGAGCTTAGAAACGATGGTAGATATAGCAGAACAAGAATTTGGGTTGGAAATCAAAAAAAAGTTTGGTGCCGAACAGTCTGTGAATTAA
- a CDS encoding glycosyl hydrolase yields the protein MISNYFKTLILLLLTTILTAQNVPIGSGSYTTQFPGTDEAGRNGYPSGSPMTTGIAATKPAPTNDWWSAKIKNNHADNLFNYPYTLKTINQGLITAYIPWGVIGDAHPITVGVTGLNANAALVSDFSDWTVTMDWSDANHQFQATAGIGMTFLYFTKGSDDVAQIEVRSGSVNIDNEKLVITDAISGADFAVYAPMGSTWTQSGNNYTSSLNGENYWSMAFLPQSATNVQAVAAEYQKYAYVFPTNTTTTWNYNETTSVVRTDFVVETEVKEGNNNKMLMGLLPHQWANLAADSPNPSGYSYPTVRGEMKTLQGNSFSIENTFYGILPTLPYLDNYSEGFNPQNLNEKVQLLENDGLATWTDSYNEGQVMNRLIQTARIADLMGNTTARDKMVNTVQERLEDWLDANANEVAFLFYYNDTWSALLGYPAGHGQDNNINDHHFHWGYFIHAASFMEQMKPGWASQWGEMIDLLVRDAASDNRDDALFPFLRNFSPYAGHCWANGFASFPQGNDQESTSESMQFNSSLIHWGAITGNDAIRDLGIYLYTTEQTAIEEYWLDIHKRNFAPTQQYSLVSRVWGNSYDNGTFWTADIAASYGIELYPIHGGSLYLGHHTDYVSTLWNEIAANTGILNNEANPNLWHDVYWEYLAFIDPAKAIELYDSYPDRELKFGISDAQTYHWLHAMNVLGNVDVTVTANAPIAAVFNKNGEKTYVAHNYQNEAASVTFSDGYVLQVPAMSMATSKDVALSGMLTSNFDRAYPGGSVELTLAVMGETADKVEFYDGGNLIGEVLAFPYTFKAANLTLGRHSLYAKMYKGESFAVSNLVSVMVGEQVPYLSNVIQIPGSFAAAHYDKYEGGIGQGISYSDVSVGNNGDFRVDEYVDAIEDMAEGNIVGWISGGEWLEYTIEVQEAGLYSLDFRYACGNQSGGGPFQMELDGEKIGPAISVTYTGNWETWRDKNVQNIPFKGGRQVLRLFFENGEMNLGNLTFNYEAPLGYSQPIANAGADQIVVLPETTAILDGSQSTEPEGAALSYTWTQIYGASNLVFSDFNAEQPTISNLEEGVYLIKLRVDNGSYSDEDEVYILSSSGENTAPQVSITSPTNGATYLDGKTVTITATASDLGGSIEKVEFLVDNALIGTSNETPYSVDWTASIGTYSLTAIAYDNEGSSTTSQTVNVTINPAPSCSGTSHNGDFDYEFSPDNNNPTLTFIPSAPNVGNPTCILYYGTNASSLPGYGVTPNVPFRLTASEGTTIHFYYTYSYPGEVERNNAANKDSYVIGTCITVGVEEHDHSLSINYYPNPVRHTLTLELPAVQGESEVVVYDLTGKKVAEFVALTERFEVDMSGFESGVYFFRVRNDEGFRVVR from the coding sequence ATGATTTCCAACTACTTCAAAACCCTCATCCTCCTACTTTTAACAACAATTCTCACCGCCCAAAACGTCCCCATAGGAAGCGGCAGCTACACCACCCAATTCCCAGGAACGGACGAAGCAGGGCGAAACGGCTATCCATCGGGTTCGCCGATGACCACAGGCATCGCAGCCACCAAACCCGCTCCGACCAACGATTGGTGGTCAGCCAAAATCAAAAACAACCACGCCGACAACCTATTCAACTATCCTTATACCCTCAAAACCATCAATCAAGGACTCATCACCGCCTACATTCCGTGGGGAGTCATTGGAGATGCCCACCCCATCACCGTAGGCGTGACAGGATTGAACGCCAATGCAGCATTGGTATCCGACTTTTCAGATTGGACAGTCACCATGGATTGGAGCGATGCCAACCACCAATTTCAAGCCACCGCAGGAATTGGCATGACCTTTTTGTACTTCACCAAAGGCTCGGACGATGTTGCCCAAATTGAAGTGAGGTCAGGTTCGGTCAATATTGACAATGAAAAATTGGTGATTACAGACGCAATCAGCGGAGCAGATTTTGCAGTCTATGCACCGATGGGTAGCACTTGGACCCAAAGCGGAAACAACTATACTTCTTCACTCAACGGCGAAAATTATTGGTCCATGGCATTTCTCCCACAAAGTGCCACCAATGTCCAAGCTGTTGCAGCAGAATACCAAAAATACGCCTACGTTTTCCCAACAAACACCACAACGACTTGGAATTACAACGAAACGACTTCCGTAGTCCGAACCGATTTTGTGGTCGAAACGGAGGTCAAAGAAGGCAACAACAACAAAATGCTGATGGGATTGCTGCCCCACCAATGGGCAAATTTGGCGGCAGATTCGCCCAACCCAAGCGGCTATTCTTACCCCACCGTTCGGGGCGAAATGAAGACCTTGCAGGGAAACAGCTTTAGCATTGAAAACACTTTTTACGGCATTTTGCCCACTCTGCCCTACCTCGACAATTACAGCGAAGGATTCAACCCACAAAATTTGAACGAAAAAGTGCAATTGTTGGAAAATGATGGACTTGCCACTTGGACGGATTCTTACAATGAAGGGCAGGTGATGAACCGCTTGATTCAAACGGCTCGCATTGCCGACTTGATGGGCAATACCACTGCAAGGGATAAAATGGTGAACACCGTACAAGAACGATTGGAGGATTGGCTCGATGCCAACGCCAACGAGGTCGCTTTTTTGTTCTATTACAACGATACATGGTCTGCCCTCTTGGGTTATCCCGCAGGGCACGGTCAAGACAACAACATCAACGACCACCATTTTCATTGGGGTTATTTCATTCACGCTGCATCGTTTATGGAGCAAATGAAACCAGGATGGGCGAGTCAATGGGGTGAAATGATTGACCTTTTGGTGCGAGATGCCGCTTCCGACAATCGAGACGATGCGCTTTTCCCTTTCTTGCGAAATTTCAGCCCCTACGCAGGGCATTGTTGGGCGAACGGTTTTGCATCTTTTCCGCAGGGCAACGACCAAGAATCCACCTCCGAAAGTATGCAGTTCAATTCCTCCCTCATTCATTGGGGGGCGATTACGGGCAACGATGCCATCCGAGATTTGGGCATTTACCTCTACACCACCGAACAGACCGCAATTGAGGAATATTGGTTAGACATACATAAGCGCAATTTTGCACCTACTCAACAATACAGTTTGGTATCGAGGGTGTGGGGCAATAGCTACGACAACGGCACTTTTTGGACAGCTGATATTGCCGCTTCCTATGGCATTGAGCTTTATCCGATACATGGTGGTTCACTCTATTTGGGACATCACACTGATTATGTATCAACGCTTTGGAACGAGATTGCAGCCAATACAGGCATTCTCAACAATGAAGCCAACCCCAATCTATGGCACGATGTCTATTGGGAATATTTGGCATTTATTGACCCTGCAAAAGCCATCGAGCTCTACGATTCTTATCCCGACCGTGAACTCAAATTTGGCATTTCGGATGCCCAAACCTATCATTGGCTACACGCCATGAATGTCTTGGGAAATGTAGATGTGACTGTCACTGCAAACGCTCCCATTGCAGCAGTCTTCAATAAAAACGGTGAAAAAACCTATGTGGCTCACAATTACCAAAACGAGGCTGCAAGTGTCACATTTTCTGATGGTTACGTTTTGCAGGTTCCTGCAATGAGCATGGCAACGAGCAAAGACGTGGCACTCAGTGGCATGCTTACCTCCAATTTTGATCGAGCCTATCCAGGTGGCAGCGTCGAATTGACCCTTGCAGTGATGGGAGAAACGGCGGATAAGGTGGAATTTTACGATGGTGGAAATCTAATAGGCGAAGTATTGGCTTTTCCCTATACCTTCAAAGCTGCAAATTTGACGCTTGGAAGACACAGCCTCTACGCAAAGATGTACAAGGGCGAAAGTTTTGCAGTCAGCAATTTGGTGTCGGTCATGGTGGGCGAACAAGTGCCTTATTTGAGCAATGTCATCCAAATTCCAGGCTCTTTTGCAGCAGCGCATTACGACAAATACGAAGGCGGAATCGGACAGGGTATTTCGTACAGCGATGTGTCGGTTGGCAACAATGGCGATTTTAGAGTGGACGAATATGTGGATGCAATCGAAGACATGGCAGAAGGCAACATAGTGGGCTGGATTTCAGGCGGAGAATGGTTGGAATACACCATTGAAGTGCAAGAAGCAGGGTTGTATTCACTCGATTTTCGCTATGCTTGCGGCAATCAAAGTGGCGGAGGCCCTTTTCAGATGGAATTGGATGGTGAAAAAATCGGTCCTGCCATTAGCGTCACCTACACAGGCAATTGGGAAACGTGGCGAGACAAAAACGTTCAAAACATTCCCTTCAAAGGCGGCAGACAGGTTTTGCGTTTGTTTTTTGAAAATGGAGAAATGAACCTCGGAAACCTCACCTTCAATTATGAAGCACCCCTCGGCTACAGTCAGCCCATTGCCAACGCTGGAGCAGACCAAATCGTGGTCTTGCCCGAAACGACTGCAATCTTGGACGGCAGTCAAAGCACTGAACCCGAAGGTGCAGCTTTGTCCTATACTTGGACGCAAATCTATGGCGCTTCCAATTTGGTTTTTTCCGACTTCAATGCGGAACAACCTACGATTTCCAACTTAGAGGAAGGTGTTTATTTAATCAAATTGAGGGTCGATAACGGCAGCTATTCGGATGAAGATGAGGTTTATATCTTGTCAAGTTCGGGTGAAAATACTGCTCCGCAAGTGTCCATCACCTCTCCCACAAACGGTGCAACATACCTCGATGGAAAAACCGTCACCATCACTGCAACGGCTTCCGATTTGGGAGGTAGCATCGAAAAAGTGGAGTTTTTGGTCGACAATGCCCTTATCGGAACTTCAAACGAAACGCCCTACTCCGTGGATTGGACGGCAAGCATCGGCACGTACAGCCTGACCGCCATCGCCTACGACAATGAAGGCAGTTCGACCACCTCACAAACGGTGAATGTCACCATCAACCCCGCCCCTTCTTGCAGTGGCACTTCCCACAATGGCGATTTCGACTACGAATTTTCGCCAGACAACAACAACCCTACATTGACCTTCATTCCTTCTGCTCCAAATGTCGGCAACCCAACCTGCATCCTCTACTATGGCACCAATGCGAGTAGTTTGCCAGGCTACGGTGTCACGCCAAATGTGCCTTTCCGACTCACCGCAAGCGAAGGCACGACCATCCATTTCTACTATACCTACTCTTATCCTGGTGAGGTGGAACGCAACAATGCCGCCAACAAAGACAGCTATGTGATAGGGACTTGTATAACCGTAGGTGTTGAGGAACATGACCATTCTCTTTCTATCAACTACTATCCGAATCCTGTTAGGCATACTTTGACTTTGGAATTGCCTGCTGTTCAGGGCGAAAGTGAGGTGGTGGTGTATGATTTGACGGGGAAAAAGGTGGCGGAGTTTGTGGCTTTGACGGAACGGTTTGAGGTGGATATGAGTGGGTTTGAGAGTGGGGTTTACTTTTTTAGGGTTCGGAATGATGAGGGATTTAGGGTGGTTAGGTAG
- a CDS encoding XisI protein: MDRITNYQQIITGILEEEAPIKAVNMPTIENIVIADTVRNHFMLYSIGWTEEKDDFIHSCNVHFDIIDGKIWLQANWTEIDFAERLVERGVPKSDIVIGFQPTELRPATGYAVG, from the coding sequence ATGGATAGAATAACAAATTACCAACAAATCATTACAGGCATTTTAGAGGAAGAAGCTCCCATAAAAGCAGTCAATATGCCAACTATAGAAAATATCGTCATTGCAGATACCGTTCGGAATCACTTCATGTTGTACAGCATCGGTTGGACAGAAGAAAAGGACGATTTCATTCATTCCTGCAATGTGCATTTTGACATCATTGACGGAAAAATATGGCTGCAAGCCAATTGGACAGAGATTGATTTTGCAGAACGTTTGGTGGAAAGAGGTGTTCCCAAATCGGATATTGTGATTGGTTTTCAGCCCACGGAATTGCGCCCTGCAACGGGGTATGCGGTAGGGTGA